In Labilibaculum sp. DW002, the genomic window TGCTTTCATTTCTGAGCGTTGTGCAAAAAAACATTTTGAAAATGAAAACCCAATTGGACAATACATTGATGTTGAGCGCTTGCAATACAGAAGAGTTCTTGGGAAATATGAAATTATTGGCGTCGTTAAAAACACGCCTATCAAAACTCATTTCAATTGCGAAATTCTGCTCTCGCAAAAAGGTTCACTAGAAGCAGCTTATGCTGCTTTATCCGAAAGAAAAATTCAATGGGTTTACAACTATCTAAAATTAAAAAAAGGAGTCTCGCCTTCCATTATTGAAGAAAAACTTCTCAAAAACTTCAATAATTCAAGCTTAAGACAGACCCGAGGGCCTAAAGATTACAAATTCAAACTCGCGAATCTTACCGATATTCATTTAAAATCAAATTGTAGATTTGAATTAAAAGAAAGCAATTCAAAAATAAATATCAATTTATTCACAATCGTTGCCCTTGTTATATTACTAATTTCCTTAATCAATTTTGTTAGCTTAATCACCGTTAACCTATTCAAAAGATCAAAAGAATTTGGACTAAAATCTTCAATTGGCGCTCACAAAAAACATTTGCTAACTCAAGTTCTTATTGAAGTGCTTCTCCTTTGTTCTTTATCAGTCATCATCTCCTTATTTCTGATTGAAATAATAACACCTTACATTAATAACTTCTACGAAATTCAATTCGACATCTTCTATTTAGAGCCGATCATTTATCTGGCAGCATTGACCGTTCTGCTCTTTAGTGGAATTTTAAGTGTCCTTTTTGTGCGCTTTTTTATTTTAAACAACAACTCAACCAGTGATATCATAAAGGGTCAAACACCTTTAACTGGCAGACGTATTTTACAACCATTAATGATCTTTCAAATCATGATCGTAATTGTACTTATTTCATCTGCCATTTTGGTCAACAAACAAATCTCCTACCTGCTAGATAAACCTCTTGGCTTTACAAAAAATAATATTGTTGTGCTTAAACTGACTGATTTTTCGAAAGACCCCAATGTTTTTGCGAATGAATTAAGAAAAAAATCATCCATTGAATCGATTGGTTTCACGATGCAACATTTTGGTTATCCAACACAAACCCTTTCCTTAGAAGGATTTGGAATTGAAGGAACTGCGGAATTGTCTATGGCTAATTATGATTTTTTAAAAACCATGAACATTCCTTTTATTCACAACTACATCAATACTTCGAAGGATACCATTGATGGAATGGTGATCAACAAACATTTGTACAAAAGGTTGATGGAAAAACACAAAACGCTTGAGAATTTGAACGCCTACCGATCGGGAATCCCTTTA contains:
- a CDS encoding ABC transporter permease; the encoded protein is MLWYHLKLSVLRLLKNRAFSVTNILGLSIGIASFFVLFIHVQNERSYDRHIKDHQNIYRVVSTPSHINDPWARSLGFIKEASINFPEVENATQFSHCPLGTIKINEQSVSQTDILSVDTNFMNLFGVESLIGKLSDITKPNVAFISERCAKKHFENENPIGQYIDVERLQYRRVLGKYEIIGVVKNTPIKTHFNCEILLSQKGSLEAAYAALSERKIQWVYNYLKLKKGVSPSIIEEKLLKNFNNSSLRQTRGPKDYKFKLANLTDIHLKSNCRFELKESNSKININLFTIVALVILLISLINFVSLITVNLFKRSKEFGLKSSIGAHKKHLLTQVLIEVLLLCSLSVIISLFLIEIITPYINNFYEIQFDIFYLEPIIYLAALTVLLFSGILSVLFVRFFILNNNSTSDIIKGQTPLTGRRILQPLMIFQIMIVIVLISSAILVNKQISYLLDKPLGFTKNNIVVLKLTDFSKDPNVFANELRKKSSIESIGFTMQHFGYPTQTLSLEGFGIEGTAELSMANYDFLKTMNIPFIHNYINTSKDTIDGMVINKHLYKRLMEKHKTLENLNAYRSGIPLESDQRRVDIIGVVEDFNYSSAHDQIGDYIFIINESHNRGRFIHIRVSPGNTKTAMTSIKKEWENHYPNQKIDYFFMDDKIAQQYKSENILQRILMSFSILGIIIGILGISALSYFTSEQRTKEIGIRKVNGAKTKEILSMLNGDFVKWVAIAFVIACPIAWFTLRKWLENFAYRTELSWWMFILAGIIAMGIALITVSFQSWRAATRNPVESLRYE